The Candidatus Omnitrophota bacterium genome contains a region encoding:
- a CDS encoding FAD-dependent oxidoreductase: MEIYDLIIIGGGPAGITASVYAARKKLKFLLISLDIGGQTAWSGDIENYTGYQFITGPELTLKFEEHMRKYGIALKENEEVLEVEKSGQVCLVKTNKADYQSRAVIIASGKKSRELGVPGEKEFKNHGLTYCAICDGPLFAGKVVSVIGGGNSAMDATLQLIRIAKHIYIINIADQLAGDQIMLQKVKNAENVTILNNYQVSAVLGDKFVRAIRIRNKDGEKELAVEGVFVEIGLTPNSAFAKNVQKNSKDEIVIDLFNQTNIPGIFAAGDVTNVLEKQIIIAAGEGSKAALSASHYLDQKEF, encoded by the coding sequence ATGGAAATTTATGATTTGATTATTATTGGAGGTGGGCCTGCGGGAATTACTGCTAGCGTCTATGCGGCTAGAAAGAAACTGAAATTTCTCTTAATTAGCCTTGATATCGGCGGACAGACTGCCTGGAGTGGGGATATCGAGAATTACACAGGATATCAATTTATTACTGGGCCGGAGTTAACGCTGAAATTTGAAGAGCATATGCGTAAATACGGTATTGCCTTAAAAGAAAATGAGGAGGTACTGGAAGTTGAGAAATCAGGCCAGGTGTGTTTAGTCAAGACTAATAAGGCAGATTATCAATCCAGGGCGGTAATTATTGCCTCTGGAAAAAAATCAAGAGAGCTGGGAGTGCCTGGTGAAAAAGAATTTAAGAATCATGGTTTAACATATTGCGCTATTTGTGACGGCCCGCTTTTTGCAGGTAAAGTGGTTTCGGTAATCGGCGGAGGAAACTCTGCAATGGATGCTACCTTGCAGTTGATCAGGATCGCTAAGCATATTTATATTATAAATATTGCAGATCAGTTGGCCGGAGACCAGATTATGCTCCAGAAAGTCAAGAATGCAGAAAATGTTACAATTTTGAATAATTACCAGGTCAGCGCAGTATTGGGGGATAAGTTTGTGCGTGCCATTAGAATAAGAAATAAGGACGGGGAGAAAGAGTTAGCTGTGGAAGGGGTTTTCGTAGAGATTGGGCTTACTCCAAATTCTGCGTTTGCCAAAAATGTGCAAAAGAACTCTAAAGACGAAATAGTCATTGATTTATTTAACCAAACCAATATTCCGGGAATATTTGCCGCAGGAGACGTAACAAATGTTTTGGAGAAGCAGATTATTATTGCCGCTGGAGAAGGTTCAAAAGCCGCATTAAGCGCTTCTCATTACCTGGACCAGAAAGAATTTTAG
- a CDS encoding glutaredoxin domain-containing protein, with product MAKSVIVYSTPTCPWCIRVKQFLKENNILFLEWDVSVDKVAADEMVKKSGQMGVPVLDIDGQIVIGFDKDKIKQLLGL from the coding sequence ATGGCCAAAAGTGTAATAGTTTATAGTACTCCGACTTGCCCCTGGTGTATTCGAGTAAAACAGTTTTTGAAAGAGAACAACATACTATTTTTAGAATGGGATGTTTCCGTTGATAAAGTTGCCGCGGATGAGATGGTTAAAAAAAGTGGGCAGATGGGGGTACCGGTTCTGGATATTGACGGCCAGATTGTCATAGGATTTGATAAGGATAAAATTAAACAACTATTAGGATTGTAA
- a CDS encoding pyridoxamine 5'-phosphate oxidase family protein: MKKIHTKIADFLRTQSFVTVSSLDKDGFPHTSYKDIVKIEPEGKVYLVDVYHGITAENIVRNPKVSISAVDEHKFIGYCLKGKAKIMPEDISGEIIKTWEDKITSRLAKRLLKNLAGDKSHGYHPEASLPFPKHIILIEIEEIVDLAPFNLRK; encoded by the coding sequence ATGAAAAAGATCCACACCAAAATTGCTGATTTTTTACGCACTCAAAGTTTCGTGACAGTTTCTTCTTTAGATAAAGATGGTTTTCCTCATACTTCATACAAAGACATAGTCAAAATTGAACCCGAAGGCAAAGTTTATTTAGTTGATGTTTATCATGGAATTACCGCTGAGAATATAGTGCGTAATCCTAAGGTAAGTATCAGCGCAGTTGATGAGCACAAATTTATAGGGTATTGCCTTAAAGGGAAGGCTAAGATAATGCCTGAAGATATTAGCGGAGAGATTATTAAAACTTGGGAGGATAAGATTACTTCCCGTTTGGCAAAAAGATTACTGAAGAATTTGGCTGGAGATAAAAGCCATGGATATCATCCTGAAGCAAGCCTGCCGTTTCCTAAGCATATTATTCTGATCGAAATAGAGGAGATAGTTGATCTTGCTCCGTTTAACTTAAGAAAGTGA
- a CDS encoding flavodoxin domain-containing protein — translation MAAIKILPDIYSVGVVDWNVRNFHGHTYTTKRGSTYNAYLIIDEKITLVDTVLGTFSQELIDNIREIVPLEKIDYIIANHVETDHSGALPAIMSLCPEAKILGTAKCKEGLYKHYYKDWNFQIVKTGDQLKLGKRTLSFIEAPMIHWPDSMFTYCLQDELLLSNDAFGQHFATSERFDDQTDQCALMEEAESYYANILWPFGSVILNKIREIQKLNIPIKMIAPSHGIIWRKDPAKIIDAYISWASGKTKNKIVIVYETMWGSTAKIASRIAQGITGRGIDFKIYDIAQSDRTEVITQMLTAKGFLFGSSTHDNDMLPNIAAFLEIVKGLKLKGRQVSFFGSYGWAGGAVKEMQEVFKDNGADLSLPGISFKYSPDEAELKNCFEFGSKFAELLK, via the coding sequence ATGGCTGCGATAAAAATATTACCGGATATATATTCTGTGGGGGTAGTGGATTGGAATGTGCGTAATTTTCACGGGCATACTTATACTACTAAAAGGGGCTCAACTTATAACGCCTATCTTATTATAGATGAAAAGATCACCCTTGTTGATACTGTTCTGGGGACATTCTCGCAGGAATTAATTGATAATATCAGAGAGATTGTCCCGCTTGAAAAAATAGATTATATTATTGCCAATCACGTTGAGACAGATCATTCCGGCGCTCTGCCTGCAATCATGTCATTATGCCCGGAGGCCAAGATTTTAGGTACTGCTAAATGTAAGGAGGGCCTTTACAAGCATTATTACAAAGACTGGAATTTTCAAATTGTTAAAACCGGCGATCAGTTGAAGTTAGGTAAACGTACGCTTAGCTTTATCGAAGCCCCGATGATTCATTGGCCCGACAGCATGTTTACTTATTGCCTTCAGGATGAACTGCTTTTATCCAATGATGCATTTGGCCAACATTTTGCAACAAGTGAGCGTTTTGATGATCAAACTGATCAATGTGCCTTAATGGAGGAGGCAGAGTCTTATTACGCCAATATCCTTTGGCCTTTTGGGAGCGTGATTTTAAATAAAATTCGAGAGATTCAGAAATTAAATATACCCATTAAGATGATTGCGCCTAGCCATGGGATTATCTGGCGCAAGGATCCGGCTAAAATAATCGATGCCTATATTTCTTGGGCGAGCGGCAAAACGAAAAACAAGATAGTAATTGTTTATGAGACTATGTGGGGCTCAACTGCTAAGATAGCCTCCCGGATTGCCCAGGGTATAACTGGCAGGGGGATAGATTTTAAGATTTATGATATAGCGCAGAGTGATCGTACGGAGGTGATTACGCAAATGTTAACAGCCAAAGGTTTTCTTTTTGGCTCATCTACCCACGATAATGATATGCTGCCTAATATTGCTGCGTTTCTTGAAATAGTTAAAGGTTTAAAGCTCAAAGGCAGGCAGGTTAGTTTCTTTGGCTCTTATGGTTGGGCTGGTGGAGCAGTTAAGGAGATGCAAGAGGTATTTAAAGATAACGGCGCAGATCTTAGTCTTCCAGGGATATCCTTTAAGTATAGCCCTGATGAAGCTGAATTAAAAAACTGCTTTGAATTTGGCAGTAAATTTGCCGAGCTTTTAAAATGA
- a CDS encoding FAD-dependent oxidoreductase, whose product MPVEIKAKIKEVIQRNYNVKSFRLDIPGDSNFKAGQFLSVKLGNNPKLKRYLSISSSPTEKCYLEFTKKLTQSDFSKALDNLKASDQVIIEYPFGKFILDEFFPKIAFLSGGIGITPIRSICKYAVDKNLGTDIVLVYSNRSVRDIVFKDDFDAMVKSYPLLRVAHVLCETEPGFKCTVGLINGGIIKNEIPDYLERKFYLCGPPQMVEAMRKILTEEIALPSDKIIMENFQGY is encoded by the coding sequence ATGCCTGTAGAGATTAAAGCTAAGATAAAAGAAGTTATCCAGCGAAACTATAATGTAAAGAGCTTTCGTTTGGATATTCCCGGAGATTCTAATTTTAAAGCCGGGCAATTTCTATCGGTTAAGCTTGGAAATAACCCAAAATTAAAAAGATACCTTTCTATTTCTAGCTCCCCGACTGAAAAATGTTATCTGGAGTTTACGAAAAAATTAACCCAAAGCGATTTTTCCAAAGCGCTTGATAATTTAAAAGCCAGTGACCAGGTTATTATCGAATACCCTTTTGGAAAATTCATCTTGGATGAGTTTTTCCCCAAGATTGCTTTTTTATCTGGCGGCATAGGGATTACGCCTATCCGCAGTATTTGTAAATACGCGGTTGATAAGAATTTAGGCACGGATATAGTTTTGGTTTACTCCAATCGTTCTGTACGTGATATAGTTTTTAAGGATGATTTTGATGCTATGGTTAAAAGCTATCCGTTGCTACGGGTAGCGCATGTGTTGTGTGAGACGGAACCCGGATTTAAGTGCACGGTTGGTTTAATTAATGGCGGAATTATAAAAAACGAAATTCCGGATTACCTAGAGAGAAAATTTTATCTCTGCGGGCCGCCGCAGATGGTTGAGGCGATGCGTAAAATATTGACCGAGGAAATAGCTTTGCCAAGTGATAAAATTATTATGGAGAATTTCCAGGGTTATTAG
- a CDS encoding rubredoxin yields the protein MSKYKCLVCGYIYDPAVGDPNNGVTPGTSFENLPANWVCPECGVGKDQFEKIV from the coding sequence ATGAGTAAATATAAATGTTTGGTCTGCGGATATATTTATGATCCTGCTGTTGGAGATCCCAATAACGGAGTTACTCCCGGAACAAGTTTCGAAAATTTACCGGCCAACTGGGTTTGTCCTGAATGTGGCGTAGGTAAAGATCAGTTTGAAAAAATAGTTTGA
- the hcp gene encoding hydroxylamine reductase, with translation MFCYQCEQTAGGTGCTKLGVCGKNEDIQSLQDTLLYGLKGIAAYAYHAWQLGAHNEEVDAFMHEALFKTVTNVSFDLNQYLELVLKCGQMNYKTMEMLDKAHTQKFGNPVPTEVETGTYAGPGILVTGHDLLDLYELLKQTEGLGINIYTHSEMLPAHGYPELKKFKHLVGNYGGAWQEQKKEFNTFSGAILATTNCVLIPPENSYLNRLFTIGITGVPGATHLKSRDFSPLIEKAKSLPPLPLAPGKKILTGFHHTAILGLANKIVSLVKSGKIKHFFLIGGCDGAKPGRNYYTEFAERVPKDCVILTLACGKYRFNKLDFGDIEGIPRLIDIGQCNNAYSAIQVAVALAKVFGCGVNDLPLTLVLSWFEQKAVAILLTLLYLNIKGIYIGPTPPAFVSKNVFGLLQEKFDLRLISTPDEDLKRILKK, from the coding sequence ATGTTTTGTTATCAGTGTGAACAGACAGCAGGTGGGACAGGTTGTACCAAATTAGGCGTATGCGGAAAAAATGAGGATATTCAAAGTTTACAGGACACACTCCTATATGGACTAAAAGGAATTGCTGCTTACGCATATCATGCGTGGCAGTTAGGCGCCCATAATGAAGAGGTAGATGCTTTTATGCATGAAGCGCTTTTTAAAACCGTAACCAATGTTAGTTTTGACCTGAATCAATATTTGGAGTTAGTTTTAAAATGCGGCCAGATGAATTATAAAACCATGGAGATGCTGGACAAAGCGCATACGCAGAAGTTTGGTAATCCTGTTCCTACGGAAGTTGAAACTGGTACTTATGCGGGGCCGGGAATCTTAGTCACTGGGCATGATTTATTGGATCTTTATGAGTTGCTTAAGCAGACAGAAGGTTTGGGAATAAATATTTATACACATAGCGAAATGCTCCCTGCGCACGGTTATCCGGAGTTAAAAAAGTTTAAACATTTAGTAGGTAATTATGGTGGAGCTTGGCAGGAGCAGAAAAAGGAGTTTAATACTTTTAGCGGAGCAATACTGGCAACTACTAATTGCGTGTTGATTCCGCCGGAGAATTCCTATCTGAATAGGCTATTTACTATAGGCATAACTGGCGTACCGGGCGCAACGCATTTAAAATCAAGGGATTTTTCGCCCTTAATTGAGAAAGCTAAATCCTTGCCGCCCTTACCGCTTGCGCCAGGTAAGAAAATCTTGACGGGTTTTCATCATACGGCAATTTTGGGTTTAGCGAATAAGATTGTTAGCTTAGTTAAATCCGGTAAAATTAAACATTTCTTTTTGATTGGAGGCTGTGATGGCGCAAAACCCGGGCGTAATTATTACACGGAGTTTGCTGAAAGGGTACCTAAGGATTGTGTGATTCTTACCCTTGCCTGTGGTAAATACCGATTTAACAAATTGGACTTTGGGGATATCGAGGGGATACCCAGATTAATCGATATCGGCCAGTGCAATAATGCTTATTCGGCGATACAGGTGGCAGTGGCTTTGGCTAAGGTATTTGGCTGTGGTGTTAACGATTTGCCGCTAACCTTGGTTTTGTCTTGGTTTGAGCAAAAAGCAGTTGCCATCTTGCTTACTTTGTTGTACCTTAATATCAAAGGTATCTATATTGGCCCAACACCGCCTGCTTTTGTAAGTAAGAATGTTTTTGGCCTCCTGCAGGAGAAATTTGATTTGAGATTGATTTCCACGCCGGATGAAGATTTAAAGAGGATATTGAAAAAATAA
- a CDS encoding HD domain-containing protein, whose translation MNNCPGQDKRKITPEPIICSFCGYEAEIFSDEIKANCPKCRQILYREVLPTCVDWCKSAKECIGAEVYGNYVKNRSVLLKERLLEELREYFGTDIKRINHARKVLDYAEELLRKEGGDWNIVVPCAILHDVGIKIAEQKYGLNSGHLQEKEGPLAARKILLKLGFKKDEIEEICQIIRYHHSPGKIDSLNFNLILDADLLVNLSEIKERNKLEKIINNNFKTKTAREIAKKVYL comes from the coding sequence ATGAATAACTGTCCGGGGCAGGATAAACGAAAGATAACGCCAGAGCCTATTATTTGCTCCTTTTGTGGATATGAGGCGGAAATATTTTCTGATGAAATTAAGGCAAATTGCCCTAAGTGTCGTCAGATTCTATACCGGGAGGTTTTACCTACTTGTGTTGATTGGTGTAAGTCTGCTAAGGAATGTATCGGAGCAGAGGTGTATGGTAATTATGTGAAAAATAGGTCAGTTTTATTAAAAGAAAGATTACTTGAAGAATTAAGGGAATATTTCGGTACTGATATAAAACGGATAAATCATGCAAGAAAAGTCCTCGATTATGCTGAAGAACTTTTACGCAAAGAAGGCGGGGATTGGAATATTGTTGTTCCTTGCGCAATCTTACATGATGTAGGAATTAAAATAGCCGAACAGAAATACGGTTTAAATTCTGGGCATTTGCAGGAAAAAGAGGGCCCGCTTGCAGCAAGAAAAATTCTGCTAAAGCTTGGGTTTAAAAAAGATGAAATTGAAGAGATCTGCCAGATTATCAGGTATCATCATTCCCCCGGGAAAATTGATTCTTTGAATTTTAACTTAATCCTTGATGCGGATTTATTGGTGAATTTAAGCGAGATCAAGGAAAGGAATAAATTAGAGAAAATTATCAATAATAATTTTAAAACGAAAACCGCAAGAGAGATAGCTAAAAAGGTGTATTTATAA
- a CDS encoding 4Fe-4S binding protein translates to MAQRKIIRINENKCNGCGLCIPNCPEGAIRVIDNKARLISDLFCDGLGACLGHCPQGAISIEEREAVQYNENKARVNIGKLSSGLLGLKQWPIQLCLVPTNAPYFNGADILIAADCVSFAYANFHEDLLKGKILLIGCPKLDDVSLYQEKLEQIFTQNNIKSVTYVYMEVPCCFGLLPVIEKAIGLSGKDIPFEKVIISIKGEKIK, encoded by the coding sequence ATGGCGCAGAGGAAAATTATTAGAATTAATGAAAACAAATGCAATGGATGCGGCCTGTGCATACCCAATTGTCCGGAAGGGGCAATTAGGGTTATCGATAATAAGGCGCGCCTAATCAGCGATTTGTTCTGCGACGGCCTGGGTGCTTGCCTGGGCCATTGTCCACAAGGAGCAATTAGTATCGAGGAAAGAGAAGCTGTTCAATATAATGAGAATAAAGCTAGGGTTAATATTGGTAAACTAAGCTCAGGTTTACTGGGTTTGAAACAATGGCCGATACAGCTGTGCCTTGTGCCTACAAATGCTCCGTATTTTAACGGTGCAGACATTTTGATTGCTGCTGACTGTGTATCGTTTGCGTATGCTAACTTCCATGAGGATTTATTAAAAGGTAAGATTTTATTGATAGGTTGCCCCAAGCTTGATGATGTATCTTTATACCAAGAAAAATTAGAACAGATATTTACACAGAACAATATTAAGTCCGTAACTTACGTTTATATGGAGGTACCTTGTTGTTTTGGGTTGTTACCAGTTATTGAAAAAGCTATTGGGTTATCTGGGAAAGATATTCCATTTGAAAAGGTTATCATTAGTATTAAAGGTGAAAAGATAAAATGA
- a CDS encoding Rrf2 family transcriptional regulator, which translates to MKLITRNTDYALRALCYMLKHQDVVSVDELVKKLNVPRPFMRKILQQLSKEGILESCKGQKGGFKLKVACKKIHIIKIMRIFQGQMGRDGCFLKKNVCPNRPKCVLRKKLHLIEDNIFRQLQKITVASLI; encoded by the coding sequence ATGAAACTTATTACCAGGAATACAGATTATGCACTACGTGCGCTTTGCTATATGTTAAAGCATCAGGATGTTGTATCCGTAGATGAACTTGTTAAGAAACTCAATGTTCCACGGCCGTTTATGCGCAAGATCCTTCAGCAATTAAGTAAAGAAGGTATCTTGGAATCTTGTAAAGGCCAAAAGGGAGGATTTAAGCTTAAGGTTGCTTGTAAAAAAATACATATAATTAAGATAATGCGTATTTTTCAGGGGCAAATGGGCCGGGACGGATGCTTCTTGAAAAAAAACGTTTGTCCGAACAGGCCAAAATGCGTTTTAAGAAAAAAGCTACATCTTATCGAAGATAATATTTTTAGGCAGCTTCAAAAGATTACAGTGGCCTCTTTAATCTAG
- a CDS encoding SLC13 family permease, with translation MNPKIVSVSIFIISYILFVVLPHKRTLVALGGGLLLILTQAISPKDALLAINWNVMGIFVGTLIIADVFMQSRVPAYMAEIIVDKAKNTTWAILFICFLTGFISAFVENVATVLIVAPIALALAKKLKINPTQMMIAIAVSSNLQGTATLIGDPPSMLLGGFAKMNFGDFFLYKGRPSIFFAVELGALVSFFVLYFIFRKHNEKTQLIAVEKVRSWVPTILLVSLIVFLALSSFFDTDFNYMAGLICMVFGIIALIWEKFINKTSIISGLKGLDWDTTFFLIGIFVIVGAVSLTGWIQILANYLAGLVGSNIFLGYTAIVFLSVILSAFIDNVPFLVAMLPVAIIMASKLQVNPALFLFGLLIGASLGGNITPIGASANIVACSLLKKEGYPVKFGDFMKIGIPFTLAAVTAAYLFIWFIWK, from the coding sequence ATGAACCCAAAAATCGTATCAGTATCAATTTTTATTATCTCCTACATATTGTTTGTGGTGCTTCCTCACAAACGTACATTGGTTGCTTTGGGAGGAGGCCTGTTGCTTATTCTAACTCAGGCCATATCGCCAAAGGATGCTTTATTGGCAATTAACTGGAATGTTATGGGTATCTTCGTAGGTACCTTGATTATTGCTGATGTTTTTATGCAAAGCAGGGTTCCTGCTTATATGGCTGAGATAATTGTTGATAAAGCTAAAAATACTACCTGGGCAATTTTATTTATCTGTTTTTTAACCGGTTTTATCTCTGCTTTTGTAGAAAATGTAGCGACAGTGTTGATTGTTGCTCCTATTGCCTTGGCTTTAGCCAAAAAACTCAAAATAAATCCTACCCAGATGATGATTGCGATTGCTGTCTCAAGCAATCTCCAGGGAACAGCCACTTTAATCGGGGATCCACCGAGTATGTTACTTGGGGGTTTTGCCAAGATGAATTTCGGCGATTTCTTTCTTTACAAAGGCAGGCCGAGTATATTCTTTGCCGTAGAGCTGGGGGCTTTGGTTTCGTTTTTTGTGCTTTATTTTATATTCAGAAAACACAATGAAAAAACGCAACTTATTGCAGTTGAAAAAGTAAGATCTTGGGTGCCGACTATTTTATTGGTAAGCCTAATTGTTTTCTTAGCGCTGTCCTCATTTTTTGATACGGATTTTAATTATATGGCGGGTTTAATTTGTATGGTTTTTGGAATTATTGCTTTGATTTGGGAGAAGTTTATAAACAAAACTTCAATTATATCCGGGCTCAAGGGGCTTGATTGGGATACTACATTTTTTCTTATAGGGATCTTTGTTATCGTAGGAGCGGTTTCGCTTACTGGATGGATTCAGATTCTTGCTAATTATTTAGCTGGCCTTGTCGGTTCAAATATATTCCTTGGCTATACGGCAATAGTATTTCTTTCGGTAATATTATCGGCATTTATTGATAATGTTCCATTTCTGGTAGCTATGTTGCCGGTGGCTATAATCATGGCTAGCAAATTACAAGTTAATCCTGCATTATTTCTTTTTGGTTTGCTTATCGGCGCAAGCCTGGGCGGTAATATTACACCAATCGGAGCATCAGCTAACATCGTTGCCTGTAGCTTGCTTAAAAAAGAGGGCTACCCGGTTAAATTTGGCGATTTCATGAAAATAGGGATTCCTTTTACGTTGGCTGCCGTAACCGCTGCTTATTTATTTATCTGGTTTATCTGGAAGTAA
- a CDS encoding EamA family transporter encodes MRQGLLVVLSLIALTSLCDTVNQLFLKSAIDSLSFPPTFNIIKIFKFIFRLLIKPRLWIGFIFSVISLCIWLLVLSKADLNFAFSADSMHYIFIAFTSWLILKEKFSLLRWLGTGLIVVGIVIVSLS; translated from the coding sequence ATGAGACAAGGGCTTTTAGTCGTGCTTTCTTTAATTGCCTTAACTAGCCTTTGCGATACAGTAAACCAGCTATTCTTGAAATCTGCAATTGATTCCTTAAGTTTTCCTCCTACATTTAATATTATAAAGATTTTTAAGTTTATTTTCCGTTTGTTGATTAAACCCCGTCTCTGGATAGGGTTTATTTTTAGCGTAATATCTTTATGTATTTGGTTGCTTGTACTTTCAAAGGCCGATCTTAATTTTGCTTTTTCTGCCGACAGCATGCATTATATTTTTATTGCTTTTACTTCCTGGTTGATTTTAAAGGAAAAATTTAGCCTTCTGCGTTGGCTGGGCACAGGATTAATTGTTGTAGGGATAGTTATTGTTAGTTTAAGTTAG
- a CDS encoding EamA family transporter produces the protein MFKKKITFRLLLLLIASDILETSIHFFFKKSALTQSGFEVTGLASALIFLKAIFFSWFLWVGLFIVVMVFIIWSTILTRIDLSVAVPVASFSYILVPIASIIFLHEKVTFFRWIGILLILGGVILVSLSSKERIVHNK, from the coding sequence ATGTTTAAGAAAAAAATCACATTTAGATTATTATTATTACTTATTGCCAGTGATATTCTTGAGACTTCAATACACTTCTTTTTTAAGAAAAGCGCCTTAACTCAAAGCGGATTTGAGGTAACTGGTTTAGCCAGCGCGTTAATTTTTCTTAAAGCAATCTTCTTTTCCTGGTTTTTATGGGTAGGATTATTTATAGTAGTTATGGTGTTCATTATTTGGTCTACGATTCTGACCAGGATAGATTTAAGCGTGGCAGTACCGGTTGCCAGTTTCAGTTATATCCTTGTTCCAATAGCCTCAATTATCTTTCTGCATGAGAAAGTTACTTTTTTTAGATGGATTGGTATCTTGCTTATTCTGGGAGGGGTTATTCTGGTTTCTTTAAGCAGTAAGGAAAGGATAGTGCATAACAAATGA